GTTGAATCCGTTGGCCGCAAAAGTGTCCACGAAGGTGTCCACGCCCGACTTAGTTACCGGCTCCGAGCCGATGACCAAACCCTCGACGGCGGAAAGGTCAAGGTTGTCGCCTTCGGTGACGTTGGCGTAGGTGGCGGCAACCTCAAGGGCAAAGTTCGGGATGACCGAGTAGATGTGGATGTCTTCTGGGTCGTCCTCGCGGCGCGAAAGCTGCTTGATAAACCGTTTGGGCTGCTGCATGAAGTTAGCCGGGGTCATCAGTTCGATCTCGTTGCCCAACACGACGAGCAGCATGCTGACAATAATGCCCATGTCGTGGTGTAGCGGCAGCCAGATAGCGCCACGCAACGGCTGCTTCAAGTCGGCGGCGGTGTAGATCTGGATGACGTTGGTAACCACCGACTCGTTGGTTAGCACCACACCGGCCGGCATCCGGGTCGAGCCGGAGGTGTACTGCAAAAAGGCAGTGTCGTGGGCGGTGTCGGTGCCTTCGGGAACCTCCAGCGGCTCCCAGGATTCAGCGAGCGAGTCCGGCAAGGAGTCGACGGAGAGGATGCGGGGACGTTGCGCCGCAGGGCGGTTGGCAAAGTAGGCACGCACGGCTGGTGCGCCGAGTTTGCTGGTCACCACCGTGGTAGCGCCGGAGTCCTCGAGCACGGCTTTGAGGTGTTCGCCGTGGCCCGGCTCGTTGGGGTCGTAGAGCGGGATGGGCACCTGTCCTGCATACATTGCGCCCATGAAGCCGAAAAGGTACTCCGGCGAGTTCGGGGCGAGAACGGCGACGCGGTCGCCGGGCTTGCCCACCTGCATCAGGCGCGCGGCGACGGCTTTGATGCGGGTGTTGACGTCGCGGCGGGTGTAAGTACGCAGCTCACCTTCCGCGCTTTCGGAGAAGTCCCAGTAGCGGATGTTCGTGTCATCCAGTTGCCCCATCTGAGCACCCATGAAGTGCAACATTTCGGTCAGTGCCGGGATGGTGAAGTTACGCGGCAGAACAATCTGGCCGTCTTCGTCGATGAAGCGCTGGATAATAACGCTGAGATCCATGGGACTCCTTTTCTTCGTGGATCGTTCCAGTGACAGCGTTCGCAATCTGAGGTTCGCACTTCTTAGCGCTACCTCTACGTACCTGTGCTTAAAGTATATTGTTTCGCTTAGTTAAGTGTTACTGAGCAGGCGGGCACTGCGGGCGCTTTTTGTCGCCTCTCACCCGCCGTTGACCACATCGCGCACCCAGCCCACAGTCCACTCCGGCACCGTCATACCCGGAATTACTTCCGGATTGGTGGCGTAGCGAGCGTGGTTGCCGTTTGCCAAAATGATGTCGCCGGCCCGGGCGACGAGCGTGCCCGCGTCCTGCGGCGCGTCGCAAACAGTGTCGTTGGGAGCGCAGATCTCGTAGGCGCGGTCCGCGACCTGACCGAATCCGCCCGGACGCGCGCCCGTCATGGTTGCTCCCGGAGTGACAGCCTGAACGACCTGGTTGAAAGGCTTCAAAGCGATTTCGGCACCAACACCCGGCAAGTCCACTCCAGGGTTGACACCCACACCGTTTTCGCGGCGGCCGTCGGCGATCATCACGGCGCCCAACAGCCGGTCGGGGCTGACTTTATGGTTGCCGGTGC
The Corynebacterium sp. BD556 genome window above contains:
- a CDS encoding FadD32-like long-chain-fatty-acid--AMP ligase gives rise to the protein MDLSVIIQRFIDEDGQIVLPRNFTIPALTEMLHFMGAQMGQLDDTNIRYWDFSESAEGELRTYTRRDVNTRIKAVAARLMQVGKPGDRVAVLAPNSPEYLFGFMGAMYAGQVPIPLYDPNEPGHGEHLKAVLEDSGATTVVTSKLGAPAVRAYFANRPAAQRPRILSVDSLPDSLAESWEPLEVPEGTDTAHDTAFLQYTSGSTRMPAGVVLTNESVVTNVIQIYTAADLKQPLRGAIWLPLHHDMGIIVSMLLVVLGNEIELMTPANFMQQPKRFIKQLSRREDDPEDIHIYSVIPNFALEVAATYANVTEGDNLDLSAVEGLVIGSEPVTKSGVDTFVDTFAANGFNRNAIRPGYGLAEATLIVALAQRPERPKFLTFDREKLTQGQAIQTEDLSKGVVLASNGEPVRWMDFAIVDPETTNEVGEGSIGEIWIHGANIAGGYLDRPQETEAAFVNTIGTTLQDNVPTDGWLATGDLGTLIDGELYITGRLKDLIVVAGRNHYPQDIEITVQEASEHVRADSVAAFAVPGENVEKLVVFVERAEGADGAGDKAAEDAIRAAVTSAHGLSPDVIEFYAPHEIARSSSGKIARRVNMTKYLEREQN